The following proteins come from a genomic window of Pseudomonas sp. WJP1:
- a CDS encoding purine-cytosine permease family protein codes for MSGSPLSAHAAEASSGLAIEGHSIDYIPENERHAKLSSQGPFWFLGNFHFFTISIGFVGPSLGLSALWTLLAGALGIMFGTIFMAFHGSQGPEMGLLQMIQSRAQFGYRGVILALMATMFVFVGFNVVNVSLIMNGLEHVFGIDPTIVAVTVVLIGALLSIYGHDLMHKAFKWALLATLPLYALVTIALMFGAGSEGVTPATDLGFSWIAFATLFAIGASYNISYAPYVSDYSRYLPKNTSRPKLIAAIFIGASLSGSWMIGLGAWLAQELKAVDALVALNQVGSSMIPGLGNLLVVVSVAGFLPIIALNTYSAMLTLLTGVDSISKITPTPRARVLSISVISLILLTCVLSIKGDGIALLNTFLVLLLYFLVPWTAVNLVDYFFVRKGRYAIPHFFTPKGIYGAWQFRGIVAYLIGFAAMVPFFYIFDAAAGKEVFVGPLARVLEGVDIAWLVGLLVSGLTYFLLSRSLDLAAERRVIDSITEHDIVAMTHSSAESVR; via the coding sequence ATGTCAGGGTCCCCACTTTCCGCGCATGCCGCCGAGGCAAGCAGCGGGTTGGCCATCGAAGGCCACTCGATCGATTACATCCCGGAAAACGAACGTCACGCCAAACTCAGCAGCCAGGGGCCGTTCTGGTTTCTGGGCAACTTCCACTTTTTCACCATCTCCATCGGTTTCGTCGGCCCCAGCCTCGGCTTGTCGGCGTTGTGGACCCTGCTGGCCGGCGCGCTGGGCATCATGTTCGGCACGATCTTCATGGCCTTCCACGGTTCGCAAGGGCCGGAAATGGGTCTGCTGCAGATGATCCAGTCCCGTGCCCAGTTCGGCTATCGGGGGGTGATCCTGGCGTTGATGGCGACGATGTTCGTGTTCGTCGGCTTCAACGTGGTGAACGTCTCGCTGATCATGAACGGGCTGGAGCATGTGTTCGGCATCGACCCGACCATCGTCGCCGTGACCGTGGTGCTGATCGGCGCTCTGCTGTCGATCTACGGCCACGACCTGATGCACAAGGCCTTCAAGTGGGCGTTGCTGGCGACGCTGCCGCTGTATGCCCTTGTCACCATCGCCCTGATGTTCGGCGCGGGTTCCGAGGGCGTCACGCCGGCCACCGACCTGGGCTTCAGCTGGATCGCCTTCGCCACCCTGTTCGCCATCGGCGCCAGCTACAACATTTCCTATGCGCCCTACGTTTCCGACTATTCGCGCTACCTGCCGAAAAATACCAGCCGGCCGAAACTGATCGCGGCGATATTTATCGGCGCGTCGTTGTCGGGCAGCTGGATGATCGGCCTCGGTGCCTGGCTCGCCCAGGAACTCAAAGCGGTGGATGCACTGGTGGCGTTGAACCAGGTAGGTTCCTCGATGATTCCCGGGCTGGGCAATCTGCTGGTGGTGGTCTCGGTGGCAGGCTTTCTGCCGATCATTGCGCTGAACACCTACAGCGCCATGCTGACGTTGCTGACCGGTGTCGATTCGATCAGCAAGATCACCCCGACACCCCGCGCCCGGGTGCTGTCGATCAGCGTGATCAGCCTCATCCTGTTGACCTGCGTGCTGTCGATCAAGGGTGACGGTATCGCGCTGCTGAACACCTTCCTCGTGTTGCTGTTGTACTTCCTCGTGCCCTGGACCGCGGTCAACCTGGTGGACTATTTCTTCGTGCGCAAGGGCCGCTACGCGATCCCGCATTTCTTCACACCGAAGGGCATCTACGGCGCCTGGCAATTTCGCGGCATCGTGGCGTACCTGATCGGCTTTGCTGCGATGGTGCCGTTCTTCTACATCTTTGACGCTGCCGCCGGTAAAGAAGTCTTCGTCGGTCCGCTGGCGCGGGTGCTGGAAGGCGTCGACATTGCCTGGCTGGTGGGCTTGCTGGTGTCGGGCCTGACGTATTTCCTGCTCAGCCGCTCCCTGGACCTGGCTGCCGAGCGCCGGGTCATCGATTCGATCACTGAGCACGACATCGTTGCCATGACCCATTCATCCGCGGAGTCGGTGCGTTGA
- a CDS encoding LysR family transcriptional regulator yields the protein MLGTVTELDLRLIRVFLTVVEAGGISAAQTALNTTQPTISAQLATLEARVGFRLCERGRGGFSVTPKGGQFVEAARRLLAAAEGFRVEVQHINRKVSGNINVGLLGQIDPVANTKIGLAIARLRARHEGLYFHFTELSSSLLEEKIINGHIDLAIGYFWHRLPNIDYFPLFQETQIAYCAPSHPLFGQVGALTREDVSHHDWVWPSHPLPEMPAPTSIERLTVLTDSMDGAALLILSGQHLGFLPQHYAARHEQLGQLHPLNPQLLRYEVGFHAAVRHSARQRDLVSAFLNELIDIFSAP from the coding sequence ATGCTGGGAACTGTAACGGAGCTGGATCTGCGCCTGATCCGGGTATTTCTCACGGTGGTCGAAGCCGGCGGGATTTCGGCGGCGCAAACCGCCCTCAACACCACGCAACCGACCATCAGCGCACAGTTGGCGACGCTGGAGGCCCGGGTGGGTTTCCGCCTGTGCGAACGCGGTCGCGGCGGATTTTCCGTGACACCCAAGGGCGGTCAGTTCGTCGAGGCTGCGCGCCGGTTACTGGCCGCCGCCGAGGGTTTCAGGGTTGAGGTGCAGCACATCAACCGCAAGGTCTCGGGCAACATCAACGTCGGCCTGCTGGGGCAGATCGACCCGGTGGCGAACACCAAGATCGGTTTGGCCATTGCCCGTCTGAGGGCGCGGCACGAGGGCTTGTACTTTCACTTCACCGAACTGTCGTCGTCGCTTCTGGAAGAAAAAATCATCAACGGCCATATCGATCTGGCGATCGGTTATTTCTGGCATCGCTTGCCCAACATCGACTACTTCCCGTTGTTCCAGGAAACCCAGATCGCCTACTGCGCGCCGTCACACCCGCTGTTCGGGCAGGTGGGTGCGCTGACCCGCGAGGATGTCAGCCACCATGACTGGGTCTGGCCGAGCCACCCCTTGCCGGAAATGCCGGCGCCGACCTCGATCGAACGCCTGACCGTGCTCACCGACAGCATGGACGGGGCCGCCCTGCTGATCCTGTCCGGCCAACACCTGGGCTTCCTGCCGCAGCATTATGCAGCTCGGCATGAACAGCTGGGGCAGTTGCATCCGCTCAATCCGCAGTTGCTGCGCTACGAGGTGGGATTTCATGCGGCGGTTAGGCATTCGGCGCGGCAGCGGGACCTGGTCAGTGCGTTTCTCAATGAGCTGATCGATATCTTCAGCGCCCCCTGA
- a CDS encoding cysteine hydrolase family protein: MTTALLIIDVQQALCSGEYECFEIQRVIETINGLSARARKAGVAVVLIQHEEEGDLLKHGAPGWQLAEGLHTAPADHRVRKTTGDSFYQTNLQKLVPVQDIERLVICGLQTDYCVNATLRQAHQLGYDVVLAADAHSTVDNGNTRAEDIIAEHNRDWADLSGSVARIDVIPAAEIRF; this comes from the coding sequence ATGACCACCGCACTGTTAATCATCGACGTTCAGCAGGCCCTGTGCTCCGGCGAGTACGAGTGCTTCGAGATCCAGCGCGTCATCGAAACGATCAATGGCCTCAGTGCCCGGGCGAGAAAAGCCGGCGTTGCGGTGGTGCTGATCCAGCACGAGGAAGAGGGCGACCTGTTGAAGCACGGCGCTCCAGGCTGGCAACTGGCTGAAGGGCTGCACACTGCACCCGCCGATCATCGCGTACGTAAAACCACCGGCGATTCGTTCTACCAGACCAACCTGCAGAAGCTGGTGCCGGTGCAGGACATCGAACGCCTGGTCATCTGTGGCCTGCAAACCGATTACTGCGTGAATGCAACCCTGCGCCAGGCGCACCAACTGGGCTACGACGTGGTGCTGGCCGCCGACGCGCATTCCACCGTCGACAATGGCAATACCAGGGCCGAAGACATCATTGCCGAACACAACAGGGATTGGGCCGACCTGAGCGGTTCGGTGGCGCGGATCGACGTTATCCCGGCAGCTGAAATCCGCTTCTGA
- a CDS encoding methylated-DNA--[protein]-cysteine S-methyltransferase, producing the protein MTYTYITLASPVGELKLVANDSRLAAILWENDKPGRVRLGPMHEAPDNPVLLRTAQQLREYFAGTRQTFELDLDFSGTDFQKKVWMALLTIPFGQTRSYSQIAEQIGNPSAVRAVGAANGRNPISIIAPCHRVIGASGQLTGFAGGLEAKELLLTLEGGRWPGTARLPGF; encoded by the coding sequence ATGACCTACACCTACATCACCCTGGCGTCCCCGGTCGGCGAGCTGAAGCTGGTGGCCAACGATTCACGTCTGGCGGCCATCCTCTGGGAAAACGACAAGCCGGGCCGGGTGCGCCTCGGCCCGATGCACGAAGCGCCGGACAACCCGGTCCTGCTGCGCACCGCGCAACAGCTGCGCGAATACTTCGCCGGCACACGCCAGACTTTCGAGCTCGACCTGGATTTTTCCGGGACCGACTTCCAGAAAAAGGTCTGGATGGCCTTGCTCACCATTCCCTTCGGCCAGACCCGCAGCTACAGCCAGATCGCCGAGCAGATCGGCAACCCGAGCGCGGTGCGGGCGGTGGGCGCGGCGAATGGCAGGAATCCGATTTCGATCATCGCGCCCTGTCATCGGGTGATCGGGGCGTCGGGGCAATTGACCGGGTTTGCCGGGGGGCTGGAGGCGAAGGAATTGCTGCTGACCCTGGAAGGCGGGCGTTGGCCCGGCACAGCGCGTTTGCCTGGCTTCTAA
- a CDS encoding hemerythrin domain-containing protein produces MNIFEALRESHERQRTYAKALIRTSGDTPERVDAYKQLKSELQAHETAEERHFYIPLMEFDNGVDLSRHAIAEHHEMDEMMEELDGSEMSSPGWLATAKKLSEKVHHHLEEEEQKFFQMAGKLLDDKQKESLATQYEKEYKAQLA; encoded by the coding sequence GTGAATATTTTCGAAGCCTTGCGCGAAAGCCACGAGCGCCAGCGTACCTACGCCAAAGCCCTGATCCGCACCAGCGGCGATACCCCTGAGCGCGTCGACGCGTACAAGCAGCTCAAGTCGGAACTGCAGGCTCACGAAACCGCTGAAGAACGGCATTTCTACATCCCGCTGATGGAATTCGACAATGGCGTCGACCTCAGCCGCCACGCGATCGCCGAGCATCACGAGATGGATGAAATGATGGAAGAACTGGACGGCTCCGAGATGTCCAGCCCGGGCTGGCTTGCGACCGCGAAGAAGCTGTCGGAGAAGGTTCATCACCATCTCGAGGAAGAAGAGCAGAAGTTCTTCCAGATGGCCGGCAAGTTGCTTGACGACAAGCAGAAAGAGTCGCTGGCGACTCAGTATGAAAAGGAATACAAGGCCCAGCTTGCTTGA
- a CDS encoding GNAT family N-acetyltransferase produces MNLRIEFSPTPTEEERLAILLPLRAYNASKADGAVPEHIALLVRDENDVILGGLYARLFYQWMFIDLLSVPEQARGQGMGTKLMQMAEDLARERKCVGLWLDTFEFQAPEFYRKCGYSEIGHITDYPPGYKHFFFQKRLNY; encoded by the coding sequence ATGAACCTGCGAATAGAGTTTTCGCCCACCCCCACGGAAGAAGAGCGCCTGGCCATCCTGCTGCCGCTGCGCGCCTACAACGCCTCGAAGGCCGACGGCGCGGTACCCGAGCATATTGCCCTGCTGGTACGCGACGAAAACGATGTGATCCTCGGCGGCCTCTACGCCAGGTTGTTTTACCAGTGGATGTTCATCGACCTGCTGTCGGTGCCGGAGCAGGCCCGGGGACAGGGCATGGGCACGAAGCTGATGCAGATGGCCGAAGACCTGGCACGGGAGAGGAAGTGCGTCGGACTGTGGCTCGATACCTTTGAATTCCAGGCACCGGAGTTCTACCGCAAATGCGGTTACAGCGAGATCGGCCACATCACCGACTACCCGCCGGGGTACAAGCACTTCTTCTTCCAGAAGCGCCTGAATTACTGA
- a CDS encoding DUF6388 family protein, whose protein sequence is MAAPEQKHEQALAKFLDERPELRDELDHLNPLLAQAKGETLAQFRDERLHEAFEAEAERLGLFAWELTLQLTAATPEDYQAQRLEVHREVAEMAGLGWLEYCDLYGIEP, encoded by the coding sequence ATGGCGGCACCCGAGCAGAAACACGAACAGGCACTGGCAAAGTTTCTCGACGAACGTCCCGAACTGCGCGACGAGCTCGACCACCTCAACCCGCTGCTGGCCCAGGCCAAGGGCGAAACCCTCGCGCAGTTTCGCGATGAGCGTTTGCACGAGGCCTTTGAAGCGGAGGCCGAGCGCCTGGGTTTGTTTGCCTGGGAGCTGACGCTGCAACTGACCGCCGCCACACCTGAGGACTATCAGGCCCAGCGCCTGGAAGTGCACCGGGAAGTCGCGGAAATGGCCGGCTTGGGCTGGCTGGAATATTGCGACCTGTACGGGATAGAACCGTAA
- a CDS encoding YoaK family protein, with the protein MLPSPSKTHASPGHLHTQKWRGRIGLSLVAMLSVLAGMTDAIGFMASGDFVSFMSGNTTRMAVAISAGDLGLTLRLVILIATFIVGNALGIVASRLGGRRSLPLLLCIAALLCAAAAWPYDSQLPALLAAIIAMGMLNAAVEEVNGLPVGLTYVTGALSRFGRGLGRWMLGERRSGWRVQLIPWTGMFAGAVLGAVLEHHFGLKALFASGLLAAALGVLSLKIPRRWQLGYMPR; encoded by the coding sequence ATGCTGCCCAGCCCCTCGAAGACCCACGCCAGCCCCGGACACCTGCACACGCAGAAATGGCGCGGGCGCATCGGCCTGAGCCTGGTGGCGATGCTCTCGGTGCTGGCCGGCATGACCGACGCGATCGGCTTCATGGCCAGCGGCGATTTCGTCTCGTTCATGAGCGGCAACACCACGCGTATGGCCGTCGCCATCAGTGCCGGCGACCTGGGGTTGACCCTGCGCCTGGTGATCCTCATCGCCACCTTCATCGTTGGCAATGCGCTGGGTATTGTCGCCAGCCGCCTGGGCGGGCGCCGGTCACTGCCTTTGCTTTTGTGCATTGCCGCCCTGCTGTGCGCCGCCGCGGCCTGGCCCTATGACTCGCAACTGCCCGCCCTGCTGGCGGCCATCATCGCCATGGGCATGCTCAATGCCGCCGTGGAAGAGGTCAACGGCCTGCCGGTCGGCCTGACTTATGTCACCGGCGCCCTGTCGCGCTTCGGCCGCGGACTGGGTCGCTGGATGCTCGGCGAGCGGCGCAGTGGGTGGCGCGTGCAACTGATCCCCTGGACCGGCATGTTCGCCGGCGCGGTACTGGGCGCCGTACTGGAACATCATTTCGGGCTCAAGGCGCTGTTTGCCAGCGGGTTGCTGGCGGCTGCGCTGGGGGTGTTGTCGTTGAAGATTCCGCGGCGTTGGCAGTTGGGCTATATGCCGCGCTGA
- the tusD gene encoding sulfurtransferase complex subunit TusD, with translation MKFAIAVFSAAHAPSSRRALLFAQALLAGGHEIVRLFFYQDGVYNASSSVVTPQDELDVPKQWRTFVGENQLDGVVCIAAALRRGVLNEEEAKRYQREAVAVGAPWELSGLGQLHDAVQDADRLICFGGA, from the coding sequence ATGAAGTTCGCCATCGCCGTATTTTCCGCCGCCCATGCGCCCTCCTCGCGCCGCGCTTTGCTGTTCGCCCAGGCGCTGCTCGCCGGTGGGCATGAGATCGTCCGGCTGTTTTTCTACCAGGATGGCGTCTACAACGCGTCCAGCAGCGTGGTCACGCCCCAGGACGAGCTGGATGTGCCCAAACAATGGCGCACCTTCGTCGGCGAAAACCAGCTCGATGGCGTGGTGTGCATCGCCGCCGCCTTGCGCCGTGGGGTGTTGAACGAGGAAGAAGCCAAGCGCTACCAACGCGAGGCTGTCGCCGTCGGTGCGCCGTGGGAATTGTCCGGGCTCGGCCAGTTGCATGATGCGGTGCAAGACGCGGACCGCCTGATCTGCTTCGGAGGTGCGTGA
- the tusC gene encoding sulfurtransferase complex subunit TusC yields the protein MAKSLLIISRQSPWSGPGAREALDIVLAGGAFDLPIGLLFLDDGVLQLASNQHAKALQQKDLSANLQALPMFGVEELFVCADSAAERGLDPGALSLEEARVLAAHEITALIDRYDQVITL from the coding sequence ATGGCCAAATCCTTGCTGATCATCAGCCGCCAGTCGCCGTGGTCCGGGCCGGGCGCGCGGGAAGCGCTGGACATCGTCCTGGCGGGCGGCGCCTTCGATCTGCCGATCGGCCTGCTGTTTCTCGACGACGGCGTGCTGCAACTCGCCTCGAACCAGCACGCCAAGGCCCTGCAACAAAAAGACCTGAGCGCCAACCTGCAGGCACTGCCGATGTTCGGCGTCGAAGAACTGTTTGTCTGTGCCGACAGCGCTGCCGAACGTGGCCTGGACCCTGGCGCCTTGTCGCTGGAGGAAGCCCGCGTATTGGCCGCCCACGAAATCACTGCGCTCATTGACCGTTACGACCAGGTGATCACCCTCTGA
- the tusB gene encoding sulfurtransferase complex subunit TusB, which produces MSTLHVLSHSPFGDDRLNSCLRVIGNNDALLLCGDAAYALQPGTAPFTALNARGLPLYVLAEDAQARAIEVPDWATAVDYPAFVELSIHHDKVNSWL; this is translated from the coding sequence ATGTCGACTTTGCATGTGTTGTCTCATTCCCCGTTCGGCGACGACCGCCTGAACAGTTGCCTGCGAGTGATCGGTAACAACGACGCGCTGCTGCTGTGTGGCGACGCGGCCTATGCCCTGCAGCCAGGCACCGCACCTTTCACGGCGCTGAATGCCCGCGGTCTGCCGCTATACGTTCTGGCCGAAGATGCCCAGGCCCGGGCTATCGAGGTTCCGGACTGGGCAACGGCTGTCGATTATCCGGCCTTCGTCGAACTGTCGATCCACCACGACAAGGTCAACAGCTGGCTATGA
- a CDS encoding TusE/DsrC/DsvC family sulfur relay protein codes for MNVLTVGARAIELDKDGFLLELSDWSADVASALAAAEDIELSPEHWEILELLRSFYAEFQLSPATRPLIKYTALKLGPDKGNSLHLNRLFKGTPAKLAAKLAGLPKPTNCL; via the coding sequence ATGAATGTATTGACGGTCGGCGCGCGCGCCATCGAGCTGGACAAGGACGGTTTCCTGCTGGAGCTCAGTGACTGGTCGGCGGACGTCGCCAGTGCCCTGGCCGCCGCCGAAGACATCGAGTTGAGCCCCGAGCACTGGGAAATCCTCGAACTGCTGCGCAGCTTCTACGCTGAATTCCAGTTGTCGCCGGCCACCCGGCCGCTGATCAAGTACACCGCATTGAAACTCGGCCCGGACAAAGGCAACAGCCTGCACCTGAACCGACTGTTCAAAGGCACCCCTGCCAAACTCGCCGCGAAACTGGCGGGCCTGCCCAAACCGACGAATTGCTTATGA
- a CDS encoding glycosyl transferase family protein, with product MTDYPALTLETPAEHPFAQFVRILGKGKRGARDLTREEARTAMGMVLDDKVEDTQLGAFLMLLRHKEESAQEMAGFTEALRERLKAPALAVDLDWPTYAGKKRHLPWYLLAAKCLAQNGVRVFMHGGGAHTAGRLYSEQMLDELNIPLCRDWQQVGVALDNGGLAFMPLVDWAPQLQRMIDLRNTLGLRSPIHSLARILNPLGARCGLQSIFHPGYQAVHRDASGLLGDTAIVVKGDGGEIEINPDADSHLYGTSGGESWDEEWPQLSSQRHVKPASLEPAHLKAVWRGEVVDSYPQMALISTMALALRGLGQNREQAFETAQKFWDARDKSI from the coding sequence ATGACCGACTACCCAGCGTTGACCCTCGAAACGCCTGCCGAGCACCCGTTCGCCCAATTCGTGCGCATCCTCGGCAAAGGCAAGCGTGGCGCCCGCGACCTGACGCGTGAAGAAGCCCGCACCGCCATGGGCATGGTGCTCGACGACAAGGTCGAGGACACCCAGCTCGGCGCGTTCCTGATGCTGTTGCGCCACAAGGAAGAAAGCGCGCAGGAAATGGCAGGTTTTACCGAGGCCCTGCGCGAACGCTTAAAAGCGCCGGCACTGGCGGTCGACCTCGACTGGCCGACCTATGCCGGCAAGAAGCGCCATCTGCCTTGGTACCTGCTGGCGGCCAAGTGCCTGGCGCAGAACGGTGTGCGGGTGTTCATGCACGGCGGCGGCGCGCACACCGCCGGCCGGCTCTACAGCGAACAAATGCTCGATGAGCTGAACATCCCGTTGTGCCGCGACTGGCAGCAGGTGGGCGTGGCGCTGGACAATGGCGGCCTGGCCTTCATGCCGCTGGTGGACTGGGCGCCGCAACTGCAACGCATGATCGACCTGCGCAACACCCTTGGCCTGCGCTCGCCGATCCACTCGCTGGCGCGCATTCTCAACCCGCTGGGCGCCCGTTGCGGCCTGCAAAGCATTTTCCACCCCGGCTACCAGGCGGTGCATCGCGATGCCAGCGGACTGCTCGGCGACACCGCGATCGTGGTCAAGGGCGATGGCGGCGAGATCGAGATCAACCCCGACGCCGACAGCCACTTGTACGGCACCAGCGGCGGCGAGAGCTGGGATGAGGAGTGGCCGCAACTGTCGAGTCAGCGCCACGTCAAACCCGCCAGCCTAGAACCGGCGCATCTCAAGGCCGTATGGCGTGGCGAGGTGGTGGACAGCTACCCGCAAATGGCCCTGATCTCGACCATGGCCCTGGCGCTGCGCGGCCTCGGCCAGAACCGCGAGCAGGCGTTCGAGACCGCCCAGAAATTCTGGGATGCGCGGGACAAATCGATTTAG
- a CDS encoding glutathione S-transferase family protein, with protein sequence MGLLVEGRWQDKWYESKDGTFQREQAQRRNWVTADGQPGPSGIGGFAAEPGRYHLYVSLACPWAHRTLILRKLKGLESLIDVSVVSYLMLENGWTFDKSHGSTGDKLDHFDFMHQRYTADTADYTGRVTVPVLWDKQQKRIVNNESAEIIRMFNGAFDELTGNGLDFYPPPLRGEIDALNERIYPAVNNGVYRAGFATSQSAYEEAFDELFAELDRLEQLLSANRYLTGEYLTEADIRLFTTLIRFDAVYFGHFKCNLRRIADYPNLSNWLREIYQWPGIAETVDFEHIKNHYYGSHKTINPTGIVPKGPQQDFTAAHDRERLSGKGVWRKA encoded by the coding sequence ATGGGTTTGTTAGTTGAAGGTCGCTGGCAGGACAAATGGTACGAAAGCAAGGACGGCACGTTCCAGCGCGAACAGGCGCAACGCCGCAACTGGGTCACCGCTGACGGCCAACCCGGCCCCAGTGGCATCGGTGGTTTTGCCGCCGAGCCTGGGCGCTATCACCTCTACGTGTCCCTCGCCTGTCCCTGGGCCCATCGCACGCTGATCCTGCGCAAACTCAAGGGCCTGGAAAGCCTGATCGATGTGTCGGTGGTCAGCTACCTGATGCTCGAGAACGGCTGGACATTCGACAAGTCCCACGGCTCCACCGGCGACAAACTCGACCACTTTGACTTCATGCACCAGCGCTACACCGCCGATACCGCCGACTACACCGGCCGCGTCACGGTGCCGGTGCTCTGGGACAAACAGCAAAAGCGCATCGTCAACAATGAGTCGGCGGAAATCATCCGCATGTTCAATGGTGCCTTCGATGAGCTGACCGGCAATGGCCTGGATTTCTATCCGCCACCGTTGCGCGGCGAAATCGATGCGCTGAACGAGCGGATCTATCCGGCAGTGAACAACGGCGTGTACCGCGCCGGGTTTGCCACCTCGCAATCCGCTTATGAAGAAGCCTTCGATGAACTGTTCGCGGAACTGGATCGGCTGGAGCAGCTGTTAAGCGCCAATCGCTACCTGACCGGCGAGTACCTGACTGAAGCGGACATTCGCCTGTTCACCACGCTGATTCGTTTCGACGCGGTGTATTTCGGTCACTTCAAGTGCAACCTGCGGCGCATTGCCGATTATCCGAACCTGTCGAACTGGCTGCGCGAAATTTACCAGTGGCCGGGGATTGCCGAGACGGTGGATTTCGAACACATCAAAAACCACTACTACGGCAGCCACAAGACCATCAACCCGACGGGGATTGTGCCCAAGGGGCCGCAGCAGGATTTCACCGCGGCCCATGATCGGGAGCGGTTGAGTGGGAAAGGGGTTTGGCGCAAGGCCTGA
- the cysG gene encoding siroheme synthase CysG → MNYLPLFHNLRGSRVLVVGGGEIALRKSRLLADAGALLRVVAPEIETQLRELVSASAGECLTRGYLEADLDGCALIIAATDDEALNAQVSADAHRRCVPVNVVDAPALCSVIFPAIVDRSPLIIAVSSGGDAPVLARLIRAKIETWIPSTYGQLAGLAAGFRHQVKKLFPDVQQRRAFWEDVFQGPIADRQLAGQGGEAERLLQAKIAGEAPVATGEVYLVGAGPGDPDLLTFRALRLMQQADVVLYDRLVAPAILELCRRDAERVYVGKRRADHAVPQDQINQQLVDLAKQGKRVVRLKGGDPFIFGRGGEEIEELAAHGIPFQVVPGITAASGCAAYAGIPLTHRDYAQSVRFITGHLKDGSTDLPWADLVAPAQTLVFYMGLVGLPSICEQLIKHGRGADTPAALIQQGTTVNQRVFTGTLADLPRLVAEHEVHAPTLVIVGEVVQLREKLAWFEGAQSQV, encoded by the coding sequence ATGAACTATCTGCCGCTGTTCCATAACCTTCGCGGCAGTCGTGTGTTGGTCGTCGGTGGGGGGGAAATTGCCTTGCGCAAATCCCGCCTGCTGGCCGATGCCGGTGCGCTGCTGCGGGTGGTCGCACCTGAAATCGAAACGCAGCTGCGCGAACTGGTCAGCGCCAGCGCTGGCGAGTGCCTGACGCGCGGTTACCTCGAGGCGGATCTGGACGGTTGCGCGCTGATCATTGCCGCCACCGACGACGAAGCGCTCAATGCCCAAGTGTCTGCTGATGCCCATCGGCGTTGTGTGCCGGTCAATGTGGTGGACGCGCCGGCCTTGTGCAGCGTGATCTTCCCGGCCATCGTCGACCGTTCGCCGCTGATCATTGCCGTGTCCAGCGGTGGCGATGCGCCGGTGCTGGCGCGTTTGATCCGCGCCAAGATCGAAACCTGGATTCCTTCGACCTACGGTCAGCTGGCTGGCCTGGCGGCGGGTTTCCGTCACCAGGTGAAAAAGCTGTTCCCGGACGTGCAGCAACGTCGCGCGTTTTGGGAAGACGTGTTCCAGGGCCCGATTGCCGACCGGCAACTGGCCGGGCAGGGCGGTGAAGCCGAGCGTTTACTGCAGGCGAAAATCGCTGGAGAAGCGCCGGTGGCCACCGGTGAGGTGTATCTGGTGGGCGCCGGTCCCGGTGATCCCGACCTGCTGACCTTCCGTGCCTTGCGCCTGATGCAGCAAGCCGATGTGGTGCTGTACGACCGCCTGGTGGCGCCGGCGATTCTCGAGTTGTGCCGGCGCGATGCCGAGCGTGTCTACGTCGGCAAGCGCCGCGCCGATCACGCCGTGCCGCAGGACCAGATCAACCAGCAGTTGGTCGACCTGGCGAAGCAAGGCAAGCGTGTGGTGCGGTTGAAGGGCGGCGATCCGTTCATCTTCGGCCGTGGCGGTGAAGAGATCGAAGAGCTGGCGGCCCATGGCATCCCGTTCCAGGTCGTACCGGGCATCACTGCAGCCAGCGGTTGCGCGGCCTATGCCGGGATACCGCTGACCCATCGTGATTATGCGCAGTCTGTACGGTTCATTACCGGTCACCTGAAGGACGGTTCCACCGATCTGCCGTGGGCCGACCTGGTCGCGCCGGCGCAGACCCTGGTGTTCTACATGGGGTTGGTGGGCTTGCCGAGCATCTGCGAGCAGTTGATCAAGCATGGTCGCGGCGCCGATACCCCGGCGGCGTTGATCCAGCAGGGCACGACGGTCAATCAGCGGGTGTTCACCGGCACGTTGGCGGACCTGCCACGGCTGGTGGCGGAGCATGAAGTGCATGCGCCGACGCTGGTGATCGTGGGTGAAGTGGTGCAACTACGCGAGAAACTGGCGTGGTTTGAAGGGGCTCAATCACAAGTCTGA